TCTGATTTTATTTTATTAAATTCCCTTAAAATTTCTTCTGACTTTTTCTTAAGACTTAAAATTTTTAGGTAGTAATAAAGATACTCATCCTCCTCTGAAAGATTTTTATATTCTTCAAGATAATTCTCAAATTCAGTAGTATTATAATTTTCAAAACTCTTTTCCATAGCTTTTTCAAGATAAAGTTTGGCTTTTTCTAAATTTCCTGATTTGAGATAATGTTTAAAAATTAGATGTGAAAAATTATTCTCAAGATCAATCTCGCTTAAAGTATCTGCGATAAGTTTATTATATTCCATCTTCTCTTCTTTTAGGCTTCTTTCTTCTACTATTTCTCTTATTTCAGGGAATGAAATTCTGAAAATATTTTTTCTATTTTCTGATTCTTTTATTACACCTTTTTTTATAGCTTCATCAAGAACTATCTCAAACATAAGTCTTTCTTTTTTTTCATATATACTTTTTAAAACATTAAGTGGAATTTCATCTCCCACAAATGTAACTATTTCAAGAAGGGTTTTCGCTGGTTCTGAAAGGGAATCAATCCATGCCTGAAGTAAATTTAAAAAACTTAAGGGAAAATCCACTTCTTTTATTTCTTTTATAATTTCCCATTTCCCATTTTTTCTTTTAACTATCTCTTCCTCCTCCAAAGAATTTAATAAAGTTTTAAAAAAGGAAAAATTACCCCTTGTTCTTGAATAAAAAATATTTTTATTTTTCACCTTTTGGGTAAAAACTTGTTCAAGAAAACCCTCAAATTCTTTCTCCTCTAAAGGGTAAAGGTCAATTTTAATGAGTTTTTCATTCTGTGGCAAATTAATTTCCCTTTTCCTCTCAGTTATCAAAAATATAATAGGTAATTTTTCAATTTCTAAAATTAATTCAGAAATTACTCTTCTTGATAATTCATCCCAGAATCCAAGTTTTTCAATAACAATTACTTTAAATTCTTCTGAAACCTTCTCAAGGATTCTTCTCAAAAGATATATTAATGAAGTTTTTGCTTCTTCAAAACCTTTTTCTTTAATAAGTTCCCTTATATAATAAACAGAATCGGCAATAGTAGTAAAATATTTCTGAGCATGCTGAAATAAAACCTGCCATTCTGAAAGAAATTCTTTTGAAAAGGGACTCGGGAATAAAGTTATTGAATTTATTTTTTTTCTTTTAATAAATTCCCTTATTAATCTTGTCTTTCCAACTCCTGCTTCTCCTGTAATTAGAACAAAAAATGGACCCTTATCCAGATCCTGATATATAAAATCAAGGAGTGAAAGCTCTTTTTCTCTATTATAAAAAGAAAACTCTTCCTCTTCATGCTTTCTTGGTGATGTAACCTCAAAAAGTTTGACTTTCTCTTTCTTACCCTTTAGTTCAAATAAACCCAAAGGTTTAAAATCAAATTTATCTCTCAATTCTCTATAAACGTTTTCAGAAACCCATATTTTACCAGGTTCGCAAACTGATTCTATTCTTTGAGCAGTATTCACAGTATCTCCAATAGCAGTATAATCACCTTCTCTTCCTTTACCTATTTTACCAGCAAGAACGAAACCTGAGTTTATCCCGATCCTTGCAAGTATACCATTCTTTTTTAAAACTTCCTGCATTTCAAGAGCTGAATAAATAGCCCTTTCTGCATCATCACCATAGGATTTAGGGGCTCCAAATAAAGCCATTATAGCATCACCGATATACTTATCCACATAACCCCCTCTTTTTTCAATTATATCGGTTAATTCTTTAAAAATATAATCAACCATTCTGTGAACTTCCTCTGGGTCAAGAGCTTCTGAAAGAGAAGTAAACCCCTTAATATCAGTAAAAATTACTGTAATCCAGCGCTTTTCAGCTTCTTTCTTTTCTTCACCCCTTAATTTTTTACCACATATAGGGCAGAAAAGAAAAACTTCCTGAATCCTTGTCCCACATTCCGGACATAAACTAATAGGCATATATAATTATAAAACATAACTATTTTATAATTCTTTAAAAATTTAAAGGGAAAGGGGGGAACTTGAAAGCCCCCCCTTAGATTTTATATTTTAATATAATCTTTTTACCAGCTAATTCCTACATCGAAAGGTGGAACAGTGAAAGGACCATCTGGATATAAAGGATAGTTTTGATCCTGACCCCCATCCCAGAAAACATTTGCTGTATCAGCACCTGTAGAATACTGTGGATTTATTTCAAATCTAAGACCATAATTAAAACCTGTATAATCATACATGGGTTTAAATCTTTTTATCATAGATTTTGAAGTTTTGATAATCCTATTTATTTTTGAAATAACTTCATAAGGATTATGGGGGAAACCAATCTTCATTTTGATTGGAGGGGGACCATAATCTGGATTATACACATAATCAACCTCGTCCCATATTGAGTTATCAAAGTAATCCTTTACATGAAATAAAAACCAGTAGTTATAAAAAGAAATTCCGGCATGAACAAAGGTGCTTTTCTTTGCTCCGAAAAGTTCCCATATTATAAAATCAGGGTCATGCGGTTTTCCTTTTAAATGAAGGGTATCAATTGCTATAAGACAGTATACAGAATCACCGGAAACAAAGAAGTTATAAAAAAGATTATAGCACGGGTCAGAATTATCCCAGCTTGTATCCAGAGTATCCCTGTTCATATAGAAATTAAATGTTCCTTCTCCAAAAGTGTCACTACCCACAATATTATAGTTAAAGGCGAGATCAACAAGAATATAATTTTTAAGAGTAAATGACCCTCCCTGAGGTGTACCATTAACATAAAGGGTTTCTATTATCGCTCCTTGATTTTTGACTATTACAAGCTTAAATTGAAGACCTAAAGTATCCCAGGTAAAAACAAACCTATCTTCTACACCAAAAGTTTGCATAGGACCTATGGGAGGATTTTTAAAATCAAAACTTAAAGAATCATCCATATTATTTAATATTCCTATTGTACTATTTGAAATATCAGCTGCCATCGTAACATACTGGTCTGCATTATTAGGTGACTTTGAAGTGTCAATTATAGTAATTGATGGGCTGAATTTGGGCTTTGGAACATGAGGTGATGAGGAAGGCGGAGTTGGTGGTGGAGGAGGCTTGGTAGTTTCCTTCTTCTTACAGCCCAATATAAAGGCTGTTATTATTAGAGTACTTATAAATAGCTTTTTCATAGTTTCTTTTTTTTAATAGGAATTGAACCTTTCGGTTAATTATATATCAGGTTATAAATTTTGTCAAGTGATTTAAATCACACTTTGTTTTTTAACAATAGTTTTGATTATAATCAAAAAATGCCAGTATTTATTGTAAAATGTCCTGGATGTGAAACTAAATATAAAGTAAGTACTGAAAAAATTAAACCAGGCTCGAAAATTCGATGTCCAAAATGTCAAACTGTATTTATTTTTAAAATACCTGAAGAAATTTTGGAAAAAGAAGAACTCAAAGAATTTGAAAAAAAAGAGATTCAAAAAAAGGAAATAAAAGAAGAAAAAAAAGAATCTCTCACCCTTGAAATTCCACCTGATGTTCCTCCTGAAGAAAGAAAACTTCATGAAAGGGCTATAAGACTTGCAAAAATTCTTGCAAGGGATATAATAAACTACTATAGGGATAGATGGGAAAAAGCTCTAAAAAATGGAAATCTAAAAGAAGAATTCAAAAAGGAAATTATGGAATCATGGAAATATTACTGTGAAAAGGTCCCAAAAGAAATAAGAGATAAAACAAATTACTTCCAGATCGCTTTCAACCAGATAGTTGGTAAAGGTCAAAAAATATTATAAATATTTGAAAGGCTCTAAATATTTTTAATAAAATTTAAAACCATTAGTTTTGGAGGCGGGTTCCAATCCCCTATTTCCCATTCATAGAAATGAGCCCTTATACAGGAATAATAACAGTTTTAATAATTTCAATAATTTTAGCAATTCTAATGGTTTCTTTACCTAAAATACTTGCTCCTAAATATAAAGAGCCAGAAAAAAATATTCCTTACGAATCAGGTGAAATTCCAATAGGAGAAGCCTGGTC
This portion of the candidate division WOR-3 bacterium genome encodes:
- a CDS encoding zinc-ribbon domain-containing protein — translated: MPVFIVKCPGCETKYKVSTEKIKPGSKIRCPKCQTVFIFKIPEEILEKEELKEFEKKEIQKKEIKEEKKESLTLEIPPDVPPEERKLHERAIRLAKILARDIINYYRDRWEKALKNGNLKEEFKKEIMESWKYYCEKVPKEIRDKTNYFQIAFNQIVGKGQKIL
- a CDS encoding adenylate/guanylate cyclase domain-containing protein encodes the protein MPISLCPECGTRIQEVFLFCPICGKKLRGEEKKEAEKRWITVIFTDIKGFTSLSEALDPEEVHRMVDYIFKELTDIIEKRGGYVDKYIGDAIMALFGAPKSYGDDAERAIYSALEMQEVLKKNGILARIGINSGFVLAGKIGKGREGDYTAIGDTVNTAQRIESVCEPGKIWVSENVYRELRDKFDFKPLGLFELKGKKEKVKLFEVTSPRKHEEEEFSFYNREKELSLLDFIYQDLDKGPFFVLITGEAGVGKTRLIREFIKRKKINSITLFPSPFSKEFLSEWQVLFQHAQKYFTTIADSVYYIRELIKEKGFEEAKTSLIYLLRRILEKVSEEFKVIVIEKLGFWDELSRRVISELILEIEKLPIIFLITERKREINLPQNEKLIKIDLYPLEEKEFEGFLEQVFTQKVKNKNIFYSRTRGNFSFFKTLLNSLEEEEIVKRKNGKWEIIKEIKEVDFPLSFLNLLQAWIDSLSEPAKTLLEIVTFVGDEIPLNVLKSIYEKKERLMFEIVLDEAIKKGVIKESENRKNIFRISFPEIREIVEERSLKEEKMEYNKLIADTLSEIDLENNFSHLIFKHYLKSGNLEKAKLYLEKAMEKSFENYNTTEFENYLEEYKNLSEEDEYLYYYLKILSLKKKSEEILREFNKIKSEKFKIKAFTLKSGALVELGRHEENIKEIEKIVEGIKDKIIKNELLLNLAVSYFYLGDLNKALNIYLKVLSEINFIRDKILLKVLNALAIIFNRFGNKDMAFNCYEIAIKKAAEFKDKNQIATIYLNLGYDYLNLKGDYEKAEECFNKSLRIRESLKDPIGIAGVYQGFAYLFMVRGNMEKSLQFYIKAREVFLEIKKMRDLYVTEQNIANILANKCLFREAEKYYLISLERMEKTLNPYDIVLGKLNYSTMLLSLKKLKESRQLLEEALLISEKINYGLAISYIYSNLAIIKFVNKEKNYEEFMEKAIFYAKGIIVHEEHITLRKARLLYFMGKYEDFKKLLLELEGRIKNLQDLKLKLEVMILKTFLLKEEEKEMHLLSLLKDTRETGNDRILLKILYLLKDIRKGTESLYYNFLNKVSINLSEEEKEGLIEMLLLI